A region from the Stutzerimonas stutzeri genome encodes:
- a CDS encoding alpha/beta fold hydrolase produces the protein MHPVEHQLLAVNGITLSLYCAGPAYGPVVWLLHGFPECWYSWRHQIQALAQAGYRVMIPEMRGYGRSSAPEDVASYDLITLCGDIQGAMDSLGQRSVAVVGHDWGAPVAWHLALLEPDRVKAVVAMAVPYGGRPKRPASEIIRSQFADRFNYILYFQQPGVAEAELDQDIARTLRMMMHNSSAAVPKDFFLQDKPAGSTLYEGMQDPGAPPSWCGPQAFAVYVETFEGRGFRGALNWYRNFERNWARTEPLAERKVEQPALFLLGDKDPVGTLEAHTLQKMPAWVPDLEQHLIADCGHWLQGEHSEQVSGHLLHFLERRYRPCH, from the coding sequence GTGCACCCAGTCGAGCATCAACTGTTAGCGGTCAACGGCATCACCCTCAGTCTCTACTGCGCCGGTCCTGCATACGGGCCGGTTGTCTGGTTGCTGCATGGCTTCCCAGAGTGCTGGTATTCCTGGCGCCATCAGATCCAGGCGTTGGCGCAAGCCGGGTATCGGGTGATGATCCCGGAGATGCGTGGTTACGGCCGGAGTAGCGCTCCGGAGGATGTGGCCAGCTACGACCTGATAACCCTCTGCGGTGATATCCAGGGCGCGATGGACAGTCTGGGCCAGCGCTCGGTTGCCGTGGTGGGGCACGACTGGGGCGCTCCCGTTGCCTGGCACCTGGCGCTGCTCGAACCAGATCGCGTCAAAGCGGTGGTTGCCATGGCCGTTCCCTACGGCGGGCGGCCCAAGCGACCTGCCAGCGAGATCATTCGCAGCCAGTTCGCCGATCGCTTCAATTACATCCTCTATTTCCAGCAACCTGGCGTCGCCGAGGCGGAGCTGGATCAGGATATCGCGCGAACCTTGCGGATGATGATGCACAACAGCTCGGCCGCTGTACCCAAGGACTTCTTTCTTCAGGACAAGCCGGCCGGCAGCACGCTTTACGAGGGCATGCAGGATCCCGGCGCGCCGCCGTCCTGGTGCGGCCCGCAAGCGTTTGCAGTCTATGTCGAGACATTCGAAGGACGCGGCTTTCGCGGTGCGCTGAACTGGTACCGTAACTTCGAACGCAACTGGGCGCGCACCGAACCGCTGGCCGAGCGCAAGGTCGAGCAACCGGCACTTTTCCTGCTGGGTGACAAGGATCCAGTCGGCACGCTCGAAGCGCATACCCTGCAGAAGATGCCCGCATGGGTACCAGACCTCGAGCAACATCTGATCGCTGACTGCGGCCATTGGCTGCAGGGAGAGCATTCGGAGCAGGTCAGCGGACATCTGCTGCATTTTCTTGAGAGACGCTACAGGCCGTGCCATTGA
- a CDS encoding undecaprenyl-diphosphate phosphatase yields the protein MDLWIAFQALLLGVVEGITEFLPISSTGHQIIVADLIGFGGDRAQAFNIIIQLGAILAVVWEYRSKIIDVVVGLPTKKPAQKFTGNLLVAFFPAVILGVAFADLIHEYLFNPITVATALVIGGVVMLWAEKRQHRVQAETVDDMHWSQALKVGCAQCLALIPGTSRSGATIIGGLLFGLSRKAATEFSFFLAMPTMVGAAVYSGYKYRDLFQPADLPVFAIGFVTSFIFAMLAVRALLKFIGNHSYAAFAWYRIIFGIIILATWQFSLIDWSTAAG from the coding sequence ATGGATCTTTGGATTGCCTTTCAGGCGTTGCTTCTCGGCGTGGTAGAGGGCATCACCGAGTTTTTGCCGATTTCCAGCACCGGACACCAGATCATCGTGGCAGACCTGATCGGGTTCGGCGGGGACCGGGCACAGGCCTTCAACATCATCATTCAGCTCGGCGCGATACTCGCGGTGGTGTGGGAATACCGGAGCAAAATCATCGATGTCGTGGTGGGGCTGCCAACAAAGAAACCAGCGCAGAAGTTCACCGGCAATCTGCTCGTCGCATTCTTTCCGGCCGTGATCCTGGGGGTCGCTTTTGCCGATCTCATCCATGAGTACCTGTTCAATCCCATCACGGTGGCAACGGCGCTGGTGATTGGTGGCGTGGTTATGCTCTGGGCGGAGAAGCGCCAGCACCGGGTCCAAGCCGAGACGGTCGACGACATGCACTGGAGCCAGGCTCTGAAGGTCGGCTGCGCGCAATGCCTGGCATTGATTCCGGGCACCTCGCGCTCGGGGGCGACCATCATCGGCGGCTTGTTGTTCGGCCTATCGCGCAAGGCCGCGACGGAGTTTTCCTTCTTCCTGGCCATGCCGACCATGGTCGGAGCGGCTGTGTATTCGGGCTACAAGTATCGGGATCTTTTCCAGCCAGCTGATCTCCCGGTGTTCGCGATCGGTTTCGTTACCTCGTTCATCTTCGCCATGTTGGCCGTGCGAGCCTTGCTGAAATTTATAGGCAACCATAGCTATGCGGCATTTGCCTGGTACCGGATCATCTTCGGCATCATCATCCTGGCTACCTGGCAGTTCAGCCTGATCGACTGGAGCACGGCGGCGGGCTGA
- a CDS encoding methyl-accepting chemotaxis protein, which yields MTLLRNLPISKRLWLIPLVAVAMLFILGLLMIQQVRTDLYKSKQVMTRNIVETANGILDYYQQREASGALTTAEAQKAAMDQIRLLRYGQNDYFWINDMTPVMLMHPMKPELEGKNLSAVKDPNGKELFNEMVKVARAQGAGLVDYQWAKPGAEDPVPKISYIELFKPWGWIIGSGIYVDDVEAEFQRYVVRFSIIGLAIATLMALLVAILIRSITQPLQHSMQAMANIASGEADLTHSLDVSGNDELTTLSRDFNTFTHKLRTVIAQLFDTSSSLAQSSNALGGLAGEAHQHSQQQSQQMEQVATAVNEVTYAVQEVAKNAEQASNEVMDAEKQAGQGQRNIEASLQQIDRLSATINEAVGVIQSLAGETTQIGSVLEVIGSIADQTNLLALNAAIEAARAGEQGRGFAVVADEVRLLAQRTQTSTAEIHTMIDRLQKNSGDAVSVITRSSQASQATVEQASQAGESLGQIAQALRNLSGLNASIASATLQQTHVVEDINQNVTQAAGLAHQSTMAAEQSSAAGRQLGDLAEQLNRLLKQFKV from the coding sequence ATGACTCTGCTAAGAAACCTCCCGATCAGCAAGCGCCTCTGGCTCATACCGCTAGTGGCTGTCGCGATGCTGTTCATCCTTGGCTTGTTGATGATCCAGCAGGTACGGACCGACCTGTACAAGAGCAAGCAGGTCATGACGCGCAACATCGTCGAGACGGCCAACGGCATTCTCGATTATTACCAGCAGCGCGAAGCAAGCGGCGCCCTGACCACCGCCGAGGCACAAAAGGCCGCGATGGATCAGATCCGTCTGCTGCGCTACGGACAGAACGACTACTTCTGGATCAACGACATGACCCCGGTCATGCTCATGCACCCGATGAAGCCCGAGCTCGAGGGCAAGAATCTCTCGGCCGTGAAGGACCCCAACGGGAAGGAACTGTTCAACGAGATGGTCAAGGTCGCTCGGGCACAAGGGGCCGGCCTCGTCGATTACCAGTGGGCGAAGCCCGGTGCAGAGGATCCGGTCCCTAAGATCTCCTATATCGAACTGTTCAAGCCGTGGGGCTGGATCATCGGCTCCGGCATCTACGTCGACGATGTGGAAGCGGAGTTCCAGCGCTACGTGGTGCGCTTCTCGATCATCGGGCTGGCCATCGCCACGCTGATGGCATTGCTGGTCGCGATCTTGATCCGCAGCATTACCCAACCACTGCAACACTCGATGCAGGCAATGGCCAATATTGCCAGTGGCGAAGCCGATCTGACGCACAGCCTCGACGTATCCGGTAACGATGAACTGACGACCCTGAGCCGCGACTTCAACACCTTCACCCACAAGTTGCGCACGGTCATCGCCCAGCTGTTCGACACGTCCAGCTCCCTGGCCCAGTCGTCCAACGCGCTCGGCGGTCTGGCTGGCGAGGCGCATCAGCACAGCCAGCAGCAATCGCAACAGATGGAGCAGGTGGCAACTGCAGTGAACGAAGTGACCTATGCCGTTCAAGAGGTAGCCAAAAACGCCGAACAGGCGTCGAATGAGGTCATGGACGCCGAGAAGCAGGCGGGACAAGGGCAACGTAATATTGAGGCCAGCCTGCAACAGATCGACCGGCTGTCGGCCACCATCAATGAGGCCGTTGGAGTCATCCAGTCGCTCGCCGGCGAAACCACGCAAATCGGCTCGGTGCTGGAAGTCATCGGGTCGATAGCCGATCAGACCAACCTCCTCGCGCTGAACGCAGCGATCGAGGCAGCGCGAGCCGGCGAACAAGGCCGCGGCTTCGCCGTCGTCGCCGACGAGGTGCGCCTGCTGGCGCAGCGGACCCAGACGTCGACCGCGGAAATCCATACGATGATCGACCGTCTGCAGAAGAACTCGGGCGACGCCGTAAGCGTCATCACTCGCAGCAGCCAGGCCTCCCAGGCTACGGTGGAACAGGCAAGCCAGGCCGGTGAAAGCCTGGGCCAGATCGCCCAGGCACTGCGTAACCTGTCCGGGCTCAACGCCTCGATAGCCAGCGCCACGCTGCAACAGACTCACGTCGTCGAAGACATCAATCAGAACGTCACGCAAGCGGCAGGCCTGGCCCACCAGAGCACCATGGCGGCAGAGCAATCGAGTGCCGCCGGGCGCCAACTCGGTGACCTGGCCGAGCAGTTGAACCGGCTGCTCAAACAATTCAAGGTCTGA
- a CDS encoding DUF421 domain-containing protein, giving the protein MTPLDWQRMLLDKFPPLFIVEVGLRALFAYVAVFMFLKISGRRGIRQLSLFELVVILTLGSAAGDVSFYEDVPLIPIATVFATLLLLYRFTVWLMTKSERFSRWMEGVPVTIIKDGLYELHSLQRLNISSEEFFMELRQQGVEHLGQVRLGILETDGNVSLFFHDAASVRPGLPVLPEAYRPNYCQIPSSGLYACTRCGFPEVIETQQTAVCPRCENAQWTLALTNPRGQ; this is encoded by the coding sequence ATGACGCCTCTGGATTGGCAGCGAATGCTGCTCGACAAGTTCCCTCCCCTGTTCATCGTCGAAGTGGGGCTACGTGCCCTCTTCGCCTATGTCGCGGTGTTCATGTTTCTGAAGATCAGCGGGCGCCGGGGGATTCGGCAGTTGTCCCTGTTCGAGCTGGTCGTGATCCTCACGCTCGGCTCGGCTGCCGGGGACGTGTCGTTCTACGAAGATGTGCCCCTGATCCCGATCGCCACCGTTTTCGCCACGTTACTGTTGCTCTACAGATTCACGGTGTGGCTGATGACGAAAAGCGAGCGGTTTTCCCGCTGGATGGAAGGCGTGCCGGTAACGATCATCAAGGACGGCCTGTATGAGCTGCACAGCCTGCAGCGGCTGAACATCTCGTCCGAGGAGTTCTTCATGGAGCTGCGGCAACAAGGCGTCGAACATCTTGGCCAAGTCCGACTGGGCATTCTCGAGACCGACGGCAACGTCAGCCTGTTCTTCCACGATGCCGCGTCGGTGCGGCCGGGGCTGCCGGTGCTACCTGAAGCCTACAGGCCGAACTACTGCCAGATACCGTCCAGCGGGCTCTACGCCTGCACGCGCTGCGGATTTCCCGAGGTCATCGAGACGCAGCAAACAGCCGTTTGCCCTCGTTGCGAGAATGCGCAATGGACGCTCGCGCTGACCAACCCACGTGGGCAGTGA
- a CDS encoding DNA topoisomerase IB: protein MLVDQDGAAPLPLAEGTRPVPADEQPDTGTALCPQLPTDLHYVDDRSPGITRRVENGKFVYFLPSGKRIRDAAEISRINKLAIPPAYTEVWICPDPRGHMQATGRDARGRKQYRYHPRWREIRDSDKYERILAFGAALPRLRERLEQHLALRGMPREKVMALVVQLLETTLIRVGNSRYARENRSYGLTTLRTRHVAVRGAAIRFQFRGKSGVEHQVTLRNQRLARILRRCMELPGQHLFQYLDEAGERHPVSSSDVNQFIQQMTGGDFTAKDYRTWAGSALALDSLRKREWQPEAVARRHLVETVKEVSRQLGNTPAVCRQCYIHPDVLEAFAGGELARLPRARKRKWLSSEEVTLLKFLTERQPS from the coding sequence ATGCTAGTCGATCAAGACGGTGCAGCTCCGCTGCCGTTGGCCGAAGGGACTCGTCCGGTCCCAGCGGACGAGCAACCCGACACGGGTACGGCCCTCTGCCCGCAGCTTCCAACCGACCTGCATTACGTCGATGATCGCAGCCCGGGTATTACGCGCCGCGTAGAAAACGGCAAGTTCGTCTACTTTTTGCCGTCCGGAAAGCGCATCCGGGACGCCGCTGAGATTTCGCGCATCAACAAGCTGGCCATACCGCCAGCCTACACCGAAGTATGGATATGCCCTGACCCTCGGGGCCATATGCAAGCCACCGGACGGGACGCACGTGGCCGAAAGCAATATCGTTACCACCCACGCTGGCGGGAGATCCGCGACAGCGACAAGTACGAGCGCATCCTGGCCTTCGGCGCCGCCTTGCCGCGCCTGCGCGAACGGCTGGAACAGCATCTCGCCCTGCGCGGAATGCCTCGGGAAAAGGTCATGGCCCTGGTGGTGCAACTGCTCGAAACCACTCTGATCCGCGTCGGTAATTCGCGTTACGCCCGCGAGAACCGCTCCTACGGACTGACCACGTTACGAACTCGCCATGTGGCGGTGCGCGGAGCTGCCATTCGCTTCCAGTTCCGTGGCAAAAGCGGCGTGGAGCATCAGGTCACGCTGAGAAATCAACGCCTGGCGCGCATTCTGCGTCGTTGCATGGAGTTGCCTGGACAGCACCTGTTCCAGTACCTGGACGAAGCAGGAGAACGCCACCCGGTAAGCTCCAGCGACGTCAATCAGTTCATCCAGCAGATGACTGGCGGGGATTTCACCGCCAAGGACTATCGCACCTGGGCAGGCAGCGCGTTGGCGTTGGATTCGCTGCGCAAACGCGAATGGCAACCTGAAGCGGTCGCTCGCCGCCATCTTGTCGAGACGGTCAAGGAGGTCTCCCGACAGCTAGGCAATACGCCGGCCGTATGTCGCCAGTGCTACATCCATCCGGACGTGCTGGAGGCCTTTGCCGGTGGCGAGCTGGCACGCTTGCCCAGGGCGAGAAAGCGCAAATGGCTCAGCAGTGAAGAAGTTACGCTGTTGAAATTCCTCACCGAGCGCCAGCCAAGCTGA
- a CDS encoding sensor domain-containing diguanylate cyclase, with translation MSESVNLSELHWLLTIVQSIDVGVVVLDRQYRIEVWNTFMENRSGQPPGDVRGQSFFQLFPEVDESWFRRKVENVATLGTPSFTIWEQRPYLLRFKNYQPITGLEDFMYQNTTLMPLKGLSGRIEQICLIIYDVTDVATNRRQLQAANRELQRLSSTDRLTGLFNRGHWEEMLRQEYARHRRYDRNAALVMFDIDHFKKINDSYGHQAGDAVIQQTAELVRQCMRDADIAGRYGGEEFVVLLPDTDSDGALTFAERFRQAVEAHEVVYENHRIHFTVSLGIADLSQPTSGYAQLIERADSALYSSKAGGRNQVSLYR, from the coding sequence ATGTCCGAATCTGTCAATCTGAGCGAGCTTCATTGGTTGCTGACCATCGTCCAGAGCATCGACGTCGGGGTCGTGGTGCTGGATCGTCAGTACCGCATCGAGGTCTGGAACACCTTCATGGAGAACCGCTCAGGCCAGCCGCCCGGCGACGTGCGAGGCCAATCGTTCTTCCAGCTGTTCCCCGAGGTGGACGAGTCGTGGTTCAGGCGCAAGGTGGAGAACGTTGCGACGCTCGGCACCCCTTCGTTCACTATCTGGGAGCAGAGGCCCTATCTGCTGCGATTCAAGAACTACCAGCCGATCACCGGGCTGGAAGACTTCATGTACCAGAACACCACCCTGATGCCGCTGAAGGGGCTCAGCGGGCGCATCGAGCAGATTTGCTTGATCATTTATGACGTAACCGATGTGGCCACCAACCGTCGCCAGCTACAGGCGGCGAATCGGGAACTGCAACGGCTGTCCAGCACCGACCGTTTGACCGGCCTGTTCAATCGTGGCCACTGGGAAGAGATGCTGCGCCAGGAGTATGCCAGGCATCGGCGATACGACCGCAATGCCGCACTGGTCATGTTCGATATAGATCACTTCAAGAAGATCAACGACAGCTACGGCCATCAGGCGGGCGACGCCGTAATACAGCAGACTGCCGAACTCGTTCGCCAATGCATGCGCGATGCCGACATCGCGGGTCGCTACGGTGGCGAGGAATTCGTAGTCCTTCTGCCCGATACGGATAGCGACGGCGCGCTGACATTTGCCGAACGGTTTCGCCAGGCCGTCGAGGCGCACGAGGTCGTTTACGAAAATCACCGCATTCACTTCACCGTCAGCCTGGGTATCGCCGACCTTAGCCAGCCCACCAGCGGCTATGCACAGCTGATCGAACGCGCCGACAGCGCGCTGTACAGCTCGAAGGCGGGTGGTCGCAACCAGGTCTCGCTCTATCGATAG
- a CDS encoding response regulator, with protein sequence MSAVSLLICDDSSLARKQLLRALPAAWPLDISQASSGAEALDRIREGGIDVLLLDLTMPDLDGYQVLAALRDEHLDCKVIVISADIQEEAVRRVLDLGALAFIRKPADPAHLQQTLAGAGLVGDGLPVLGERKAGPIVFRDAFREVVNVAMGRAAALLARVLGVFVQLPIPNVNILEVGELHMALADAAQGDKLTAVCQGYIGGGIAGEALLIFHDSEVADMARLMRADDYLELEMLLDLSSLLISACLSGIADQIDVVFSQGHPQVLGQHASIDELIRLNSQRWKNTLAVEISYSLEGHDVHFDLLLLFTEDSVELLTRKLAHLMS encoded by the coding sequence ATGTCTGCCGTATCTCTGTTGATCTGTGATGATTCGAGCCTGGCGCGCAAGCAGTTGCTGCGCGCCCTGCCGGCTGCCTGGCCGCTGGACATCAGCCAGGCGTCGAGCGGCGCGGAGGCGCTCGACCGCATTCGCGAAGGCGGCATCGACGTGCTGTTGCTCGACCTGACCATGCCCGACCTGGACGGTTATCAGGTGCTGGCCGCCCTGCGCGACGAGCATCTTGATTGCAAGGTCATCGTGATATCGGCCGACATTCAGGAGGAGGCCGTTCGGCGCGTATTGGATCTGGGTGCGCTGGCATTCATTCGCAAGCCCGCCGATCCGGCGCACCTGCAGCAGACCCTGGCCGGCGCCGGGCTGGTAGGCGATGGGTTGCCGGTTCTAGGCGAACGGAAGGCTGGTCCGATCGTCTTTCGCGATGCGTTTCGCGAGGTAGTCAACGTTGCGATGGGGCGCGCCGCAGCGCTGCTCGCAAGGGTGCTCGGGGTATTCGTGCAACTGCCCATACCCAACGTGAATATCCTGGAGGTCGGCGAGCTGCACATGGCGCTCGCAGATGCGGCCCAGGGAGACAAGCTGACCGCGGTTTGCCAGGGTTACATCGGCGGAGGCATCGCCGGTGAGGCATTGCTCATCTTTCATGACTCGGAAGTGGCCGACATGGCGCGTCTGATGCGCGCCGACGACTACCTGGAGCTGGAGATGCTGCTCGATCTGTCGAGCCTGCTGATCAGTGCCTGTCTCAGCGGCATCGCCGATCAGATCGATGTGGTGTTTTCACAAGGGCACCCGCAGGTTCTTGGCCAGCACGCCTCGATCGACGAGCTGATCCGCCTCAACAGCCAGCGCTGGAAAAATACCCTGGCGGTTGAAATCAGCTACAGCCTGGAAGGGCATGATGTTCACTTCGACCTTCTGCTGTTGTTCACCGAAGACTCGGTTGAACTGCTGACTCGCAAACTCGCCCACCTGATGAGCTGA
- the nfuA gene encoding Fe-S biogenesis protein NfuA, producing MSAITITEAAHDYLADLLEKQNTTGIGIRVFITQPGTPYAETCIAYCKPGEEKPDDVPVALKRFTAWIDGVSEPFLEDALVDYATDRMGGQLTIKAPNAKVPMVNEDSPLNERINYYLQTEINPGLASHGGQVTLIDVVDEGVAVLQFGGGCQGCGQADVTLKEGIEKTLLERIPELKGVRDVTDHTNRDNAYY from the coding sequence ATGAGCGCCATTACCATTACTGAAGCTGCACATGATTACCTTGCCGATCTGCTCGAAAAGCAGAATACGACGGGCATCGGCATTCGGGTCTTCATCACTCAGCCTGGTACACCCTACGCAGAAACCTGTATCGCCTATTGCAAGCCTGGTGAGGAAAAGCCCGACGATGTGCCTGTTGCGCTGAAGCGCTTCACCGCCTGGATCGACGGCGTTAGCGAACCCTTCCTCGAAGATGCGCTGGTGGACTATGCGACCGATCGCATGGGCGGCCAACTGACCATCAAGGCACCCAACGCCAAGGTGCCCATGGTCAACGAAGACAGCCCGCTGAACGAGCGCATCAACTATTACCTGCAGACCGAGATCAATCCGGGTCTGGCCAGTCATGGCGGCCAGGTCACCCTGATCGACGTAGTCGACGAAGGCGTTGCGGTTCTGCAGTTCGGCGGCGGCTGCCAGGGCTGCGGTCAGGCCGACGTTACGCTCAAGGAAGGCATCGAGAAGACCTTGCTGGAGCGAATCCCCGAGCTCAAGGGCGTGCGGGACGTCACCGACCACACCAACCGGGACAACGCCTACTACTAG
- a CDS encoding fatty acid cis/trans isomerase, whose amino-acid sequence MACRALLAALAFALVGPGWAQSLSYQNDIQPIFTAKCVACHACYDSPCQLNLGSGEGASRGASKLPVYDGTRTKAQPPSRLYLDAHAEADWRRRGFYSVLEPQAGQAALMARMLELGRSQPLPANAKLPADLDIGIGRDNSCPLPGEFSAYAGNHGHAGMPFAVSGLTDGEYDKLQRWLAQGAPVDERAYVPSSSEAAQVASWERMLNAEGKRQALVSRWLYEHLFIAHLYFDAGKTGHFFQLVRSRTPSGLPVDVIATRSPNQDPGTAFYYRLMPIKGVIVHKTHITYPLNPAKLARVHQLLLAGDWSLDKLPGYGVQHRANPFETFQAIPAEARYRFMLDNAEYFVRTFIRGPVCRGQIATDVIRDNFWVLFQDPRHDRYLTDARYRQRATPLLAMPGQADDIGELLGFWHRYQSKRNQYEKLRGDAYARSPAQWEDIWSGNDNALLTVFRQHDSASVRKGLIGEVPQTLWWMDYPLLERTYYQLVVNFDVFGNVSHQGQTRLYFDLIRNGAELNFLRLLPAGSRQTILDDWYENSGKLKLWLAYTNIDNETPSALALETPKPKERFVAQLLERHAAIDAAADPMNRCTSGHCYRSKAPAPLQAAEQALSRLSNRIAAGLPVIDQLPEATLLRIEFGQGQRELYSLLRNRAHSNVAFMFGEEHRYQPRLDTLTVYPGILSSYPNFLFNLQASQVPEFVAALEQAKDQQAFEHIVDRWGIRRSHPAFWQYFNDLARYLHETDPVEAGVLDMNRYQNL is encoded by the coding sequence ATGGCCTGTCGTGCACTGCTTGCAGCGCTTGCGTTCGCGCTGGTTGGCCCCGGCTGGGCGCAATCGCTCAGCTACCAGAACGATATCCAGCCGATCTTCACCGCCAAGTGCGTCGCCTGCCATGCCTGCTACGATTCGCCGTGCCAGCTCAATCTGGGCAGCGGCGAGGGCGCGTCGCGTGGCGCAAGCAAGCTGCCGGTCTACGATGGCACCCGGACCAAGGCGCAGCCGCCAAGCCGGCTTTATCTCGATGCGCATGCCGAGGCGGACTGGCGTCGTCGCGGATTCTATTCGGTGCTCGAGCCGCAGGCGGGCCAGGCGGCGCTGATGGCACGCATGCTGGAGCTTGGCCGCAGCCAGCCGTTGCCGGCCAATGCCAAGCTGCCGGCGGACCTGGACATCGGTATCGGCCGCGACAACAGCTGCCCGCTGCCTGGTGAGTTTTCCGCTTATGCCGGCAATCATGGCCACGCCGGCATGCCTTTCGCGGTCAGCGGCTTGACGGATGGCGAATATGACAAGCTGCAGCGGTGGTTGGCGCAAGGTGCACCGGTCGATGAGCGCGCCTACGTGCCATCGTCCAGCGAGGCCGCGCAGGTAGCCAGCTGGGAGCGAATGCTCAATGCGGAGGGCAAGCGGCAGGCATTGGTCAGCCGTTGGCTTTACGAGCATCTGTTCATCGCGCATCTGTATTTCGACGCTGGCAAGACGGGCCATTTCTTCCAGCTGGTAAGGTCGCGTACACCCAGTGGTCTGCCGGTCGATGTCATCGCCACCCGTTCACCGAATCAGGATCCGGGGACGGCTTTCTACTATCGCCTGATGCCCATCAAGGGCGTCATCGTGCACAAGACGCACATCACCTATCCGCTGAATCCAGCGAAGCTGGCGCGGGTTCATCAGTTGTTGCTCGCCGGCGACTGGTCGCTCGACAAGCTGCCCGGATATGGCGTCCAGCATCGTGCCAATCCGTTCGAGACGTTCCAGGCGATACCGGCCGAGGCGCGCTACCGCTTTATGCTGGACAATGCCGAATACTTCGTACGCACCTTCATCCGTGGGCCAGTGTGCCGTGGGCAGATCGCCACCGACGTCATCCGCGACAACTTCTGGGTGCTCTTCCAGGATCCTCGGCACGATCGCTACCTGACCGACGCCCGTTATCGCCAGCGTGCGACACCTCTGCTGGCGATGCCAGGGCAAGCCGATGATATCGGTGAGTTGCTGGGGTTCTGGCACCGCTACCAAAGCAAGCGCAACCAGTATGAAAAACTGCGGGGCGACGCCTATGCGCGAAGCCCTGCGCAGTGGGAGGACATCTGGAGTGGCAACGACAACGCACTGCTGACGGTCTTTCGCCAGCACGACAGTGCTTCGGTTCGCAAAGGGCTCATTGGTGAGGTGCCGCAAACCCTCTGGTGGATGGACTATCCGCTGCTCGAGCGAACCTATTACCAGCTGGTGGTGAATTTCGACGTGTTCGGCAACGTCTCGCATCAGGGGCAGACCCGCCTGTACTTCGACTTGATCCGCAACGGCGCGGAGCTCAACTTCCTTCGCCTGCTACCGGCCGGATCGCGGCAAACGATACTCGACGACTGGTACGAGAACAGCGGCAAGCTCAAGCTCTGGTTGGCTTATACGAATATCGACAACGAGACGCCGTCAGCGCTGGCGCTGGAGACGCCCAAGCCCAAGGAGCGCTTCGTGGCACAGCTCCTGGAGCGTCACGCGGCCATCGATGCAGCGGCCGATCCGATGAATCGATGCACCTCGGGCCATTGCTACCGCAGCAAGGCGCCCGCTCCGTTACAGGCCGCCGAGCAAGCCTTGAGCCGGCTCTCCAACCGCATTGCCGCCGGCCTGCCGGTCATCGATCAGTTGCCCGAGGCGACGCTGCTACGCATCGAGTTCGGTCAAGGGCAGCGGGAGCTGTACAGCCTTCTGCGAAACCGCGCGCACAGCAACGTGGCGTTCATGTTCGGCGAGGAGCATCGCTACCAGCCCCGGCTCGACACCCTGACCGTCTATCCCGGCATCCTGAGCAGCTACCCGAACTTCCTCTTCAACCTACAGGCCTCACAGGTTCCGGAGTTCGTCGCGGCGCTGGAGCAAGCAAAGGATCAGCAGGCGTTTGAGCATATAGTCGATCGCTGGGGGATCCGGCGTAGCCATCCTGCGTTCTGGCAGTACTTCAACGATCTGGCTCGCTATCTCCACGAAACCGATCCTGTCGAGGCGGGCGTGCTGGACATGAACCGATACCAGAACCTTTGA